A genome region from Clostridium pasteurianum includes the following:
- a CDS encoding HD-GYP domain-containing protein yields the protein MKMVFIKDLKPDDIIAKDIYDDTGKLLIKEGTKIGRGSINFLKSRNVFMVHVEDEKLDDIKVDKKLQKVKTNTLTKMPLVFNNLITGDYESCKEAMETVDELVDYIAKKGTINTNLYEVKMYDNYTYIHCLDTGIMAAFLGLSMGMSTSRLKDLTISGILHDIGKTKIPSEIINKRGKLTDEEFKIIKQHPQYGKDILRKLNVLSDEVMDGVFQHHERYDGSGYPKGLAGKEISQFGRIISICDVFTAVSANRSYRDRFKPNEAYELILSGAGSMFDPELVDQFRSVFFVYPLGSCVKLSNGIEGYVVNQNEHFPDRPIIRVVYEGADKKSISPYEIDLLQHNDIIIQEVI from the coding sequence ATGAAAATGGTTTTTATTAAGGACCTTAAGCCTGACGATATAATTGCAAAGGATATATATGACGATACTGGAAAGCTTTTAATAAAAGAAGGAACTAAGATTGGCAGAGGAAGCATTAACTTTTTAAAGAGTAGAAATGTATTTATGGTACATGTAGAAGATGAAAAATTAGATGATATTAAGGTTGATAAAAAGTTACAAAAAGTTAAAACAAATACACTTACAAAGATGCCGCTAGTATTTAATAATTTAATAACTGGTGATTATGAAAGTTGTAAGGAAGCAATGGAAACTGTTGATGAACTTGTTGATTATATAGCAAAAAAAGGCACTATAAATACTAATCTTTATGAGGTTAAGATGTACGATAATTATACTTATATTCATTGCCTTGATACTGGGATTATGGCGGCTTTTCTAGGATTATCTATGGGAATGAGTACTTCAAGATTAAAAGATTTAACCATTTCAGGTATACTTCATGATATTGGTAAGACCAAAATTCCAAGTGAAATTATAAATAAGCGGGGTAAATTAACCGATGAGGAATTCAAAATTATAAAACAGCATCCTCAATATGGAAAAGATATATTAAGGAAGTTAAACGTTTTAAGTGATGAAGTTATGGATGGCGTTTTTCAGCATCATGAAAGGTATGATGGAAGTGGGTATCCAAAAGGTTTGGCAGGAAAAGAAATATCACAGTTTGGCAGGATAATAAGTATATGCGATGTTTTTACAGCCGTAAGTGCTAATAGGTCATATAGAGATAGATTTAAGCCAAATGAAGCATATGAACTTATATTATCTGGGGCCGGAAGTATGTTTGATCCTGAATTGGTAGATCAATTTAGAAGTGTGTTTTTCGTTTACCCATTAGGTTCTTGTGTTAAGCTTTCAAATGGTATTGAAGGTTACGTTGTTAATCAAAATGAGCATTTTCCAGACAGACCTATCATAAGAGTTGTTTATGAAGGTGCTGATAAAAAATCAATTTCACCATATGAAATAGATTTATTGCAGCATAATGATATAATTATACAAGAGGTTATTTAA
- a CDS encoding double zinc ribbon domain-containing protein — MQRRENFYTLLKLSIEPKEQDEEKIRNAINKKRSEWSKLRNHPTKAVKAKLYLSMIPEIENVMLKSEYSRNEEWKRAIKEKKEKEKHRYNILDEAIKFLCSKGYIFDTEKDALRKKFKEFNDSEINIRIKVPVKRYEKSKKEQISDNNAFDITRMNKIKSNLEIVGKKSLYDFLNVSMSTNLIAIKMASKRKYEEIKKSSLKDAFVTASSILQGMCDDIFKDEENREKYDAALKNGSTKGLSEIIDILSSKGYIACEEFDSIIKELTTRGMDTAKAKGYIKSLCFQRKISVEVPKHLSVETMERCGICGCLNYKISRFCYNCGFPLKVTCPKCHRVISSSEKVCTNCGFHVEDMNIAADLLRDAENKIAYNDVEGAYSLLKRAQELWSDNSRIKDMIKVVEHKRNIIVDRENKILELIDRKAYYTAMKEIIALKGMNFSYFIETYERIISIKIEESEKVIEKIKDVKDEEHITEICTEALNVCSDCEYALRWLSKYPPQPPYNLKYEILNDSVNLKWDKGQNNNIKYRVIRKLRNEPESINDGKVIGDTLKNEITDSAVEAGQIYYYAVFSCRGDIYSKAFSYVGPVMPIFEVDNIEVESGSKEIILSWSIPVKAKAVEVWRKEGMLPSKEGDGTKLRDVSLFGAEDKGLIDGKNYGYLIITKYRDIKGKEIATKGVTCFGKTIKPPETIDNIKLSISKEHNLKVEWKRKDYKGKVHIFYSSNPFGFEEGQLLQKNKLNNLANKALIKNEGECEIKDIDAGTIFILPVVSEGNTACIGREQHISILNEVEKLTGYIFDKKLYLQWRWPAGIEKVLVGLKFNGYCDGINDKETLYREISLEEYNNNAAFVIENLQYKEYFFTVFSVYETSYIKRYSFGMRCKLGNLGIEEIHYEIKRSKGIFGLNRGILFSLKDHGSTVVPDYVLVVNEKKEPTSMMDGKIVYSGNENRAFINIENVDIFVRPFFKVSSDRYKFVRI, encoded by the coding sequence ATGCAGAGAAGGGAAAATTTCTATACCCTTTTGAAATTATCTATAGAGCCTAAAGAGCAGGATGAAGAAAAGATTAGAAATGCAATAAATAAAAAAAGAAGTGAATGGTCAAAACTCAGAAATCATCCAACTAAAGCTGTTAAGGCAAAATTGTATTTAAGTATGATTCCGGAGATAGAGAATGTCATGCTTAAGAGTGAGTATTCTAGAAATGAAGAATGGAAAAGGGCAATTAAGGAAAAAAAGGAGAAAGAGAAGCATAGATATAATATTTTAGATGAAGCTATAAAATTTTTATGTTCAAAAGGTTATATATTTGATACAGAAAAAGATGCTCTTAGAAAAAAGTTTAAAGAATTTAATGATTCAGAGATAAACATTAGAATTAAAGTTCCAGTAAAAAGATACGAAAAGAGTAAAAAAGAACAAATTAGTGATAATAATGCTTTTGATATTACGAGAATGAACAAAATAAAATCAAATCTTGAAATAGTCGGCAAAAAGTCTTTATATGATTTCCTTAATGTTTCTATGTCAACAAATCTAATTGCTATAAAAATGGCATCTAAAAGAAAGTATGAGGAGATAAAGAAATCATCTTTAAAGGATGCGTTCGTAACTGCAAGTTCTATACTTCAAGGTATGTGTGATGATATTTTTAAAGATGAAGAAAATCGTGAAAAATATGATGCTGCTTTAAAAAATGGTAGCACAAAGGGTTTATCTGAAATAATAGATATTCTATCTTCAAAAGGATATATAGCTTGCGAAGAGTTTGATTCTATAATTAAAGAACTTACTACAAGGGGAATGGATACAGCTAAAGCCAAGGGATACATAAAAAGTTTGTGCTTTCAAAGAAAAATATCTGTTGAGGTTCCTAAACATTTATCCGTAGAAACAATGGAAAGATGCGGTATATGTGGGTGCTTAAATTATAAAATATCTAGATTTTGTTATAATTGCGGATTCCCATTGAAAGTAACTTGTCCAAAATGCCATAGAGTTATAAGTTCTTCTGAAAAGGTATGTACTAATTGTGGTTTTCATGTAGAAGATATGAATATAGCAGCTGATCTTCTAAGAGATGCTGAAAATAAGATTGCATACAATGACGTTGAAGGCGCATATTCTTTATTAAAAAGAGCTCAAGAGTTATGGAGTGATAACTCTAGAATAAAAGATATGATAAAAGTAGTTGAGCATAAGAGAAATATAATTGTTGATAGGGAAAATAAGATTCTTGAACTTATAGATAGGAAAGCTTATTACACTGCAATGAAAGAAATTATAGCATTAAAAGGTATGAACTTTTCGTATTTTATAGAAACCTATGAGAGAATAATAAGCATTAAGATAGAAGAATCAGAAAAAGTCATAGAAAAAATTAAAGATGTAAAAGATGAAGAACATATAACAGAGATTTGTACTGAGGCACTTAATGTTTGCAGCGATTGTGAGTACGCTTTAAGGTGGCTTTCAAAATATCCACCGCAGCCTCCATATAATTTAAAATATGAGATTTTGAATGATAGTGTGAATCTAAAATGGGACAAGGGACAGAACAATAATATTAAATATAGAGTAATAAGAAAGCTTAGAAATGAGCCAGAGTCCATTAATGATGGCAAAGTAATAGGAGATACATTAAAAAATGAAATTACAGATTCTGCTGTAGAAGCAGGACAAATTTATTATTATGCTGTTTTTTCGTGTAGAGGAGATATTTATTCAAAAGCCTTCTCGTATGTTGGACCTGTTATGCCTATATTTGAGGTTGACAATATTGAAGTAGAAAGTGGTAGTAAAGAAATAATTTTGTCCTGGAGTATCCCTGTAAAGGCAAAGGCTGTAGAGGTATGGAGAAAAGAAGGAATGCTTCCATCGAAAGAAGGAGACGGTACAAAGCTTAGGGATGTATCTTTATTTGGAGCCGAAGATAAGGGGCTTATAGATGGAAAGAATTATGGCTATTTAATAATTACAAAATATAGAGATATTAAAGGAAAGGAAATAGCAACTAAAGGTGTTACTTGTTTTGGAAAAACTATAAAGCCTCCAGAAACAATTGATAACATTAAACTTTCGATTTCAAAAGAACATAATTTGAAAGTGGAATGGAAGAGGAAAGATTATAAAGGTAAGGTTCATATATTTTATTCATCCAATCCTTTTGGTTTTGAGGAAGGGCAACTTTTACAAAAGAACAAATTAAATAATTTAGCTAATAAAGCTCTTATAAAGAATGAAGGAGAGTGTGAAATAAAAGATATTGATGCTGGAACAATCTTTATATTGCCAGTGGTATCTGAGGGTAATACGGCTTGCATTGGAAGAGAGCAGCACATATCAATTTTAAATGAAGTTGAAAAACTTACTGGATATATTTTTGACAAAAAACTATATCTCCAATGGAGATGGCCAGCTGGAATAGAAAAAGTTTTGGTTGGTTTGAAATTCAATGGTTATTGTGATGGTATAAATGATAAGGAAACGCTATATAGAGAAATTTCATTAGAGGAATATAATAATAATGCTGCATTTGTAATTGAAAATTTGCAGTATAAAGAGTATTTTTTTACGGTTTTTTCTGTTTATGAGACATCGTATATAAAAAGGTATTCCTTTGGAATGAGATGTAAATTGGGTAATTTAGGTATTGAGGAAATTCACTACGAAATAAAAAGGTCAAAGGGTATATTTGGGCTTAATAGAGGAATTTTGTTTTCATTAAAAGATCATGGCAGTACTGTGGTTCCTGACTATGTTTTAGTTGTAAATGAAAAAAAGGAACCTACTTCCATGATGGATGGCAAAATAGTTTATAGTGGTAATGAAAACAGGGCTTTTATAAACATTGAGAATGTTGATATTTTCGTGAGACCATTTTTTAAAGTTAGTAGTGATAGATATAAATTCGTAAGAATATAG
- a CDS encoding Hsp70 family protein: MKYSLGIDLGTTFSVVSIIDENGIPKVLNNAEGNTLTPSVIYFGDDEIIVGDGAKEMQAMGDNNIACFFKRNIGDENYVLQFGEKYYNAEDLSVIVLKKLKKDAEAFLKCEVSDAVITVPAYFNNLQRQSTINAGKRAGFNVSSILNEPTAAAIAYGMKDVKDKKNILVYDLGGGTFDVTLVHIEKEIIKVLSTDGDHELGGKDWDDRIAMYIGEKFFEKFGVNPMDDVEYYNDILVKCENAKKHLSKRDSTDINVYYCDLNEKFTITREMFMSLTGDLLQRTRSLSEDVIKSAGLSWEDIDGVLPVGGSTRMPMVLEFIRKVSKKEPITGINVDEAVSIGAAITASMENKSTSDKVIFTLGGYKKTEDVMSHSLGMVAFDSSGQKYINSIIISKNKKIPCSEKRPYEIRTGKNRNNVLEVYMLQGESEEISDCTVLGKYVFYDIDYVGRKPSVIDIEYAYNKNGVAKVFAVQRETGKNLPLRIDKIPENFEWDEELKEEEEIVHKSIVISIDLSGSMRGVPLKEAVEASKTFIDNIDMDNSSVALVAFADRVQTLMKLTSNKEEIFEAIEGLKKADVGTSTLSEPFGEAYNVLKDAYGDSFVVVLTDGQWYGKTDIMAEVNKCKESGIEIAAVGFGDAKKEFLDKIATCKENSIFTEVSNLKQSFSKIARVISESESGLRMFQKNGSIKMH, from the coding sequence ATGAAATATAGTTTAGGTATAGATCTAGGAACTACATTTTCTGTAGTTTCCATAATCGATGAAAATGGAATTCCTAAAGTTTTAAATAATGCAGAAGGAAATACATTAACTCCTTCAGTTATATATTTTGGCGATGATGAAATTATTGTAGGTGACGGGGCAAAAGAAATGCAGGCAATGGGAGATAACAACATAGCCTGCTTTTTTAAAAGAAATATTGGAGATGAAAACTATGTACTTCAGTTTGGTGAGAAGTATTATAACGCAGAGGATTTATCTGTAATAGTTCTTAAAAAATTAAAGAAGGATGCAGAGGCTTTTCTTAAATGTGAGGTTTCAGATGCAGTTATAACTGTGCCGGCTTATTTTAATAATTTACAAAGACAGTCTACTATAAATGCAGGTAAGAGAGCTGGTTTTAATGTTTCAAGTATATTAAATGAGCCGACTGCAGCAGCTATAGCTTATGGAATGAAGGATGTAAAAGATAAGAAAAATATTCTTGTATACGATCTTGGTGGTGGTACTTTTGATGTAACCCTTGTTCATATAGAGAAAGAAATTATAAAGGTTTTAAGTACTGATGGAGATCATGAATTAGGTGGCAAGGATTGGGACGATAGGATTGCCATGTATATAGGAGAAAAGTTCTTTGAGAAGTTTGGAGTAAATCCAATGGATGATGTTGAATATTACAATGACATTCTTGTGAAATGTGAGAATGCAAAGAAACATCTTTCTAAAAGGGATAGTACGGATATAAATGTTTACTACTGTGATCTCAATGAAAAATTCACAATAACAAGAGAAATGTTTATGTCCCTCACAGGAGATTTACTTCAAAGAACAAGAAGTTTAAGCGAAGATGTCATAAAAAGTGCTGGACTTTCTTGGGAGGATATAGACGGTGTTCTTCCAGTTGGCGGCTCAACTAGAATGCCAATGGTACTTGAATTTATCAGAAAAGTAAGTAAAAAGGAGCCTATAACGGGAATAAATGTGGACGAAGCAGTTTCTATTGGTGCGGCAATTACGGCATCTATGGAAAATAAAAGTACTAGTGATAAAGTTATATTTACACTGGGAGGATACAAAAAAACTGAGGATGTAATGAGTCACAGTTTAGGAATGGTGGCTTTTGATAGTTCAGGGCAAAAATATATAAACAGTATAATAATAAGCAAAAATAAAAAAATACCATGCAGCGAAAAGAGACCTTATGAGATTAGGACTGGTAAAAACAGAAATAATGTTCTCGAAGTGTATATGCTTCAAGGTGAGAGCGAAGAAATTTCAGATTGCACTGTTTTGGGGAAATATGTATTTTATGATATAGATTATGTTGGAAGAAAACCTTCAGTTATAGATATTGAGTATGCTTATAATAAGAATGGTGTTGCTAAGGTTTTTGCAGTTCAGAGGGAAACTGGTAAAAACCTTCCACTTAGAATAGATAAAATTCCGGAAAACTTTGAATGGGATGAAGAATTAAAGGAAGAAGAGGAAATAGTTCATAAAAGCATAGTTATATCTATAGATTTATCTGGAAGTATGAGGGGAGTACCCCTTAAAGAAGCAGTAGAGGCTTCAAAGACTTTTATAGATAATATAGATATGGATAATTCTTCTGTGGCACTTGTTGCTTTTGCTGATAGAGTTCAAACCTTAATGAAATTAACAAGTAATAAGGAAGAAATATTTGAAGCAATAGAAGGACTTAAAAAAGCTGATGTAGGAACATCAACTTTATCTGAACCTTTTGGCGAAGCATATAATGTTTTAAAGGATGCATATGGGGACTCATTTGTTGTAGTTCTTACTGATGGTCAGTGGTATGGCAAAACTGATATAATGGCAGAAGTTAATAAGTGTAAGGAAAGTGGAATTGAAATTGCAGCAGTTGGATTTGGTGATGCTAAGAAGGAATTTTTAGATAAAATAGCTACTTGCAAAGAAAATTCTATTTTTACTGAAGTTTCAAACTTAAAACAATCGTTCTCAAAAATTGCAAGGGTTATTTCAGAATCGGAAAGTGGACTAAGAATGTTTCAAAAAAATGGTTCAATAAAGATGCATTAA